From a region of the Methanoculleus receptaculi genome:
- a CDS encoding AMP-binding protein: MADVEQNRPSYEELCANFRIDVPEYYNFGFDVVDAWAKNDRNKLAMIWVDQKGNEKKYTFFDMMRLSNQAVNICLKYGIKKGDRVMLMLPRVPEWWIFVIALIKLGAVYCPATTMLTPKDLKYRIQAAGIKMVITMAEHAEKVEEIRDECPSLEAMLMIDGKRDGWVSYPVELDYPAPCSYKLVNLPGMHRTKSTDPLLIFFTSGTTGEPKMVLHDHSYPLGHIVTAQLWHDLHPNDLHLTLSDTGWGKSAWGKLFGQWIVGACIFVYDIRGKFNPTEILPLLEKYGVTTFCCPPTIYRMLILADLDKFDLAELRHCCSAGEALNPEVIRAWEEGTGKTIYEGYGQTETVLCIGTLPGMKVKPGSMGRPMPGWHIELHDDEGRPVGPMEEGRIAIRLNPRPVGLFRGYLDASEEENRRAFQNGFYYTGDKARMDEDGYFWFIGRDDDVIKSSGYRIGPFEVESALMEHPAVQEAAVVGSPDVIRGMVVKAFIVLKPGYKPSEALVKDIQRYVKRVTAPYKYPRRVEFVESLPKTISGKIRRHELRELEMKRFMENNSRNSSAREE; encoded by the coding sequence ATGGCTGATGTAGAGCAAAACCGACCCTCCTACGAAGAACTCTGTGCCAATTTCAGGATAGATGTCCCTGAATACTATAACTTTGGGTTTGATGTGGTCGACGCCTGGGCAAAGAATGACCGGAACAAACTGGCAATGATCTGGGTTGACCAGAAAGGAAACGAGAAGAAATACACTTTTTTTGACATGATGCGCCTCTCGAACCAGGCCGTCAACATCTGCCTGAAATACGGGATCAAGAAAGGCGATCGTGTGATGCTGATGCTCCCCCGGGTCCCAGAATGGTGGATATTTGTCATAGCCCTCATAAAACTCGGAGCGGTCTACTGCCCCGCAACGACGATGCTGACCCCAAAGGACCTGAAATACCGTATACAGGCTGCCGGGATCAAGATGGTCATAACCATGGCCGAGCACGCAGAGAAGGTCGAGGAGATCCGTGACGAGTGCCCCTCGCTCGAGGCGATGCTAATGATCGACGGCAAACGGGATGGCTGGGTCAGCTACCCTGTCGAGCTCGACTACCCCGCCCCATGCTCCTACAAACTGGTGAACCTGCCCGGAATGCACCGGACGAAATCGACCGACCCTCTCCTGATCTTCTTCACCTCCGGCACCACCGGCGAACCGAAGATGGTGCTCCATGACCACTCCTACCCCCTCGGGCACATCGTCACGGCGCAGTTGTGGCACGACCTGCACCCGAACGACCTCCACCTGACACTCTCCGATACCGGCTGGGGGAAGAGCGCCTGGGGAAAACTCTTCGGCCAGTGGATCGTTGGTGCCTGCATATTTGTATATGATATCCGCGGGAAGTTCAACCCCACCGAGATCCTGCCGCTCCTGGAGAAGTATGGCGTGACGACGTTCTGCTGCCCCCCGACCATCTACAGGATGCTGATCCTGGCCGACCTCGACAAGTTCGATCTCGCCGAGTTGCGCCACTGCTGCAGCGCTGGCGAGGCGCTCAATCCCGAGGTTATCAGGGCCTGGGAGGAAGGAACGGGCAAGACGATCTACGAAGGCTACGGCCAGACCGAGACTGTGCTCTGTATAGGGACGCTTCCCGGCATGAAGGTCAAACCCGGTTCGATGGGGAGGCCCATGCCCGGATGGCATATCGAACTCCACGACGACGAGGGCAGACCGGTCGGTCCCATGGAGGAGGGGCGGATAGCGATCAGGCTCAACCCCCGGCCCGTGGGGCTCTTCCGCGGTTACCTGGACGCCAGCGAGGAGGAGAACCGCAGGGCGTTCCAGAACGGGTTCTACTACACCGGCGACAAAGCACGGATGGACGAGGACGGCTACTTCTGGTTCATCGGGCGTGATGATGACGTCATCAAGTCGTCAGGATACCGGATCGGGCCGTTTGAGGTTGAGAGCGCCCTTATGGAGCACCCCGCGGTCCAGGAGGCGGCGGTTGTCGGGTCGCCCGACGTGATCCGGGGGATGGTCGTGAAGGCCTTCATCGTCTTGAAACCCGGCTACAAGCCCTCGGAGGCGCTGGTGAAGGACATCCAGCGCTACGTCAAACGGGTGACGGCGCCCTACAAGTATCCCCGCAGGGTCGAGTTTGTGGAGTCGCTCCCGAAGACGATCTCCGGCAAGATCAGGCGGCACGAACTGCGTGAACTCGAGATGAAGCGGTTCATGGAGAACAACTCCCGGAACTCCTCTGCCAGAGAGGAGTGA
- a CDS encoding glycine betaine ABC transporter substrate-binding protein, whose protein sequence is MVRKIGSLLALVGVILVLCLVSAGCTGTEEPKKTIRIGYVTWDCAIASSNVMKQVFEEAGYDVEMIAVDAGPLYQGLASGKIDFTTTGWLPHTHEHYWEQYGDQIDYVNENIPGAARIGLVVPTYVTIDSIEEMNDVADKFDGRIVGIEPGAGIMTRTEQALEEYDLNYELVASSSASMAAALGSAINSEEWVVVTGWSPHWKFGRWDLKFLDDPKGVYGSAEDIVTLARKDLKTDDPEAYAILQRFRWTSEDIASVMTDIADGMPEEEAAKKWVENNRDTVDLWLGKA, encoded by the coding sequence ATGGTTCGAAAGATTGGAAGCCTGCTTGCACTGGTGGGCGTTATTCTGGTGCTCTGCCTTGTATCTGCCGGCTGCACCGGAACGGAGGAGCCTAAAAAGACTATTCGCATCGGTTACGTCACCTGGGACTGTGCCATCGCGAGCAGCAACGTGATGAAACAGGTCTTTGAGGAGGCTGGCTACGATGTTGAGATGATCGCTGTCGACGCGGGCCCGCTCTACCAGGGGCTTGCCAGCGGTAAAATAGATTTCACGACGACCGGATGGCTCCCTCACACCCACGAGCACTACTGGGAGCAGTACGGCGACCAGATCGATTACGTCAATGAAAACATCCCCGGTGCGGCACGTATTGGACTTGTCGTCCCGACTTACGTGACCATCGACTCGATCGAGGAGATGAACGACGTCGCCGATAAGTTCGACGGTAGGATAGTCGGCATCGAGCCCGGTGCGGGCATCATGACCCGGACCGAGCAGGCCCTCGAGGAGTATGACCTCAACTACGAACTGGTCGCAAGCAGCAGTGCCAGCATGGCCGCGGCGCTGGGTTCCGCCATCAACAGTGAGGAGTGGGTGGTGGTGACCGGGTGGTCGCCGCACTGGAAGTTCGGTCGCTGGGACCTCAAGTTCCTTGACGACCCGAAAGGTGTCTATGGCAGTGCCGAGGATATTGTGACCCTGGCGCGCAAGGATCTGAAGACCGACGACCCTGAGGCTTATGCCATCCTCCAGCGGTTCCGCTGGACCAGCGAGGATATCGCCTCGGTCATGACCGATATCGCGGACGGCATGCCTGAAGAGGAGGCCGCAAAGAAATGGGTCGAGAACAACCGCGATACGGTCGATCTCTGGCTCGGGAAAGCATAA
- a CDS encoding TATA-box-binding protein: MDEKGYESLKIENIVASGVIADAIDLESVSGKIKNCELNTKRFPGAVYRIEKPKIASLIFSSGKVVLTGIRRPEDLQDGLEIIMRSLRDAGVDTYSEPQVAVTNIVCSYDMGKYINLNKVVITLNLENIEYEPEQFPGLVYRIDDPKIVALLFSSGKIILTGGKRIEDVKRGLDFLEQRLETIL; the protein is encoded by the coding sequence ATGGATGAGAAGGGATACGAGTCACTAAAAATTGAGAACATTGTCGCCTCCGGTGTGATCGCAGATGCTATCGACCTTGAAAGCGTATCCGGGAAGATAAAAAACTGCGAGCTGAACACCAAGCGGTTCCCAGGAGCTGTCTACCGCATCGAGAAGCCAAAGATCGCATCCCTGATCTTCTCCTCTGGTAAAGTGGTTCTCACAGGAATCAGGAGACCGGAAGACCTTCAGGACGGCCTTGAAATCATCATGCGTTCGCTCCGTGATGCTGGTGTCGACACCTACAGCGAACCTCAGGTCGCCGTCACGAACATAGTCTGCTCTTACGATATGGGCAAGTACATCAACTTAAACAAGGTGGTCATCACACTGAACCTTGAGAACATCGAGTATGAACCCGAACAGTTCCCTGGACTTGTATACCGCATCGATGACCCGAAGATCGTTGCCCTTCTCTTCAGTTCCGGGAAGATCATCCTGACCGGCGGAAAGAGGATCGAGGATGTCAAGAGAGGGCTCGATTTCCTCGAGCAGCGGCTCGAGACTATCCTCTGA